A stretch of Gloeocapsopsis sp. IPPAS B-1203 DNA encodes these proteins:
- a CDS encoding response regulator transcription factor yields the protein MIRLLLVDDQTLICQGLKAMLSLEPDLEVVGIANNGKAALDQVTTLQPDVVLMDVKMPLMDGREATRLICQAFPNISVLVLTTFDDDQYISDAIRAGAKGYLLKDMPSEELAQAIRLVHRGYTQLAPKLIEKLIAGIPATKAPLVPSQLQSQLTRREQEVLQLIGRGCTNRDIAEQLYISEGTVKTHVNHLLNRLELRNRAQLAIYAHSQFQS from the coding sequence ATGATTCGCCTGCTGTTGGTTGACGATCAGACTCTTATCTGCCAGGGTTTAAAAGCTATGTTAAGCCTAGAGCCAGACTTAGAAGTTGTTGGAATTGCCAACAATGGCAAAGCAGCCCTAGATCAAGTCACTACGCTGCAACCAGATGTTGTGTTAATGGATGTGAAAATGCCTCTTATGGACGGGAGAGAAGCAACCCGCCTCATCTGTCAGGCGTTCCCAAACATTAGTGTATTAGTTTTAACTACCTTTGATGACGATCAGTACATTTCAGATGCTATACGAGCGGGTGCAAAAGGATATCTACTCAAGGATATGCCGTCAGAAGAGTTGGCACAAGCAATTCGTCTCGTTCATCGTGGCTACACGCAACTTGCTCCCAAACTTATAGAGAAGTTGATTGCGGGTATTCCAGCAACTAAGGCTCCTTTAGTACCTAGCCAGCTACAATCTCAGCTAACTCGTCGGGAACAAGAAGTATTGCAGCTAATTGGGCGAGGTTGCACCAATCGTGACATTGCTGAACAGCTTTACATTTCGGAAGGAACCGTTAAAACCCATGTAAATCATTTACTCAATCGCCTTGAGCTGCGCAACCGTGCTCAACTTGCCATTTATGCACATTCTCAATTTCAGTCTTAG
- a CDS encoding glucose-6-phosphate isomerase, translated as MNAATLWQRYQDWLYYHEGLGFYLDVSRMSFDDAFVAQLQPKFEKAFQDMAALEEGAIANPDEDRMVGHYWLRNPDLAPTLEIKQDITQTIEQIETFTKKILSGAIHPPQAPRFTDILSIGIGGSALGPQFVAEALAPDFPPLGIHFIDNSDPAGIDRVLTRLRNRLASTLVIVISKSGGTPEPRNGMLEVKRVYAGQNLDFSHYAIAITTPDSKLDQLAKTEKWLATFPMFDWVGGRTSEMSSVGLLPAALQGIDIQAMLAGAKEMDDATRVPDIKQNPAALLALSWYYAGNGRGEKDMVVLPYKDSLLLFSRYLQQLVMESLGKEKDLDGNVVNQGIAVYGNKGSTDQHAYVQQLREGVPNFFATFIEVLEDRQYGSPELEPGTTSGDYLSGFLQGTRQALYDNHRDSITVTIPQVNPRTVGALIALYERAVGLYGSLVNVNAYHQPGVEAGKKAAAAVLDLQKRILQVLEDDSRSLSIAELAEKAQATDQIETIYKILRHLHANKRGVILNGNFGDPSSLTVTIN; from the coding sequence ATGAACGCTGCAACACTGTGGCAACGTTACCAAGACTGGCTTTATTACCACGAAGGTTTGGGATTCTATTTAGACGTCAGTCGCATGAGCTTTGATGATGCTTTTGTAGCGCAATTACAACCCAAGTTTGAAAAAGCGTTTCAAGATATGGCGGCTTTAGAGGAAGGCGCGATCGCTAATCCTGATGAAGATCGCATGGTAGGTCACTACTGGTTGCGTAATCCTGATCTTGCCCCAACTTTAGAAATCAAACAAGATATTACGCAAACGATTGAGCAAATCGAAACTTTTACCAAAAAAATTCTTAGCGGTGCAATTCACCCGCCACAAGCCCCGCGATTTACCGATATTCTCTCAATTGGTATTGGTGGTTCGGCATTAGGACCGCAATTTGTTGCTGAAGCCCTCGCCCCAGATTTTCCACCTCTGGGAATTCATTTTATTGACAACAGCGATCCTGCAGGAATTGACCGCGTTCTCACACGCTTGCGCAACCGCCTAGCAAGTACATTGGTGATTGTGATTTCTAAATCAGGTGGAACGCCAGAACCGCGTAATGGAATGCTCGAAGTTAAAAGAGTTTATGCAGGGCAGAATTTAGATTTTTCTCACTATGCGATCGCCATTACCACTCCTGATAGCAAATTAGACCAACTAGCGAAAACTGAAAAATGGTTAGCAACCTTTCCTATGTTCGACTGGGTAGGCGGACGTACCTCGGAAATGTCGTCTGTTGGCTTGCTACCTGCTGCCTTACAGGGAATTGATATTCAGGCAATGCTAGCTGGGGCTAAAGAGATGGATGATGCCACTCGCGTACCCGATATTAAACAGAATCCAGCGGCTTTACTTGCACTAAGTTGGTACTACGCTGGTAACGGACGCGGTGAAAAAGATATGGTAGTCCTACCTTACAAAGACAGCTTACTATTATTTAGCCGCTACTTGCAACAGCTAGTCATGGAATCGCTGGGTAAGGAAAAAGACTTGGATGGCAATGTTGTCAATCAAGGAATTGCGGTTTATGGCAACAAGGGATCAACCGATCAACACGCCTACGTGCAGCAGTTACGCGAAGGTGTACCGAATTTCTTTGCCACCTTTATTGAAGTTTTAGAAGATCGTCAGTATGGTTCCCCAGAATTAGAACCAGGAACAACATCCGGTGATTACTTATCAGGATTTCTGCAAGGAACCCGCCAAGCCTTGTATGATAACCACCGCGACTCAATTACTGTAACGATCCCGCAAGTTAATCCGCGCACGGTAGGAGCACTGATTGCACTGTACGAGCGCGCTGTTGGTTTGTATGGTTCTCTCGTCAATGTTAATGCGTATCATCAACCAGGCGTTGAAGCTGGCAAAAAAGCTGCTGCTGCGGTCTTGGATTTACAAAAACGTATATTACAAGTTCTCGAAGACGACAGTCGATCGCTTTCAATCGCAGAACTAGCAGAAAAAGCTCAAGCAACTGACCAAATTGAGACAATTTACAAAATCCTGCGTCATCTTCACGCTAATAAACGTGGTGTCATCTTAAATGGTAATTTCGGCGATCCCAGTAGTTTAACTGTGACGATTAATTAG
- the sfsA gene encoding DNA/RNA nuclease SfsA, with the protein MTFLYHYPTLYPGVLLKRYKRFFADVQLESGEVVTAHCPNTGPMTGICQPGSTVQVSYSDNPKRSLKYTWEMILVNDNEPTWVGVNTSLPNRIIKLALEQNLFPLGSYNKIRFEVPYGTDKKSRVDFVLDGDCASRSTRGDRTTYIEVKSTTWVNGRTALFPDTETTRGQKHLRELTALIPANDAVMLYFINRGDCTAFAPGDGADPIYGQLLRAAIALGLIVLPCRFEITPEGISYLGLAELRV; encoded by the coding sequence ATGACGTTTCTTTACCACTACCCAACGTTATATCCTGGTGTTCTTCTCAAACGCTACAAGCGCTTTTTTGCAGATGTGCAGTTGGAGTCTGGAGAAGTTGTTACAGCACATTGTCCGAATACTGGACCAATGACGGGCATTTGTCAACCTGGTAGTACTGTGCAAGTATCTTATAGCGACAATCCAAAGCGATCGCTTAAGTACACCTGGGAAATGATTCTCGTCAATGATAATGAGCCTACTTGGGTAGGTGTTAATACGAGTTTACCTAATCGGATTATCAAACTAGCGCTAGAACAAAATCTGTTTCCTTTGGGGAGTTACAACAAGATTCGTTTTGAAGTTCCCTATGGTACAGATAAAAAAAGTCGAGTAGATTTTGTTTTAGATGGCGATTGCGCTTCGCGCAGCACCAGAGGCGATCGCACAACTTATATTGAAGTAAAAAGCACAACTTGGGTAAACGGGCGAACTGCGTTATTTCCTGACACCGAAACAACACGCGGACAAAAACATCTACGCGAACTTACGGCATTAATACCAGCAAACGATGCGGTGATGTTGTACTTTATCAATCGCGGTGATTGTACTGCGTTTGCACCTGGAGATGGTGCCGATCCAATTTATGGTCAATTATTACGGGCTGCGATCGCACTTGGGTTAATAGTCTTACCGTGTCGCTTTGAAATTACTCCTGAAGGTATCAGCTATTTAGGATTAGCAGAGTTAAGAGTTTAA
- a CDS encoding cupin: MSSVRGVEIHPLSAIKGGMTEFYTPQSSHETMLVQIPPKTIDDLFVHKTQTDQLLVVKGSFVLVVLVNRHYQYIPLSDRKPTVVKIPPGVLHGAINLSSEPCVLVNAVLRHRPTVEKDYQPHKPPFPYEIDTVRAILALESQVNRAIA; this comes from the coding sequence ATGAGTTCAGTCAGGGGTGTAGAGATTCATCCGTTATCAGCAATAAAAGGGGGTATGACTGAGTTTTATACCCCTCAATCGAGCCATGAGACAATGCTGGTGCAAATTCCACCAAAAACAATTGACGATCTTTTTGTGCACAAAACACAAACTGACCAGCTATTAGTTGTTAAAGGTAGTTTTGTACTAGTAGTGTTAGTAAATCGTCATTATCAATACATACCCTTGAGCGATCGCAAACCTACGGTAGTAAAAATTCCTCCTGGAGTGTTGCATGGAGCAATAAATCTGTCATCTGAACCTTGTGTATTAGTCAATGCGGTATTACGTCATCGTCCAACAGTTGAAAAAGATTACCAACCGCACAAACCACCGTTTCCTTATGAGATCGACACAGTAAGGGCGATTTTGGCGTTGGAGTCACAAGTTAATCGGGCGATCGCATAG
- a CDS encoding calcium-binding protein, protein MVQVVGTAGNDALIGSNGDDLIQGLAGDDRLSVVQAFINQPNGIVNLGDPGNDTLDGGVGNDTMTGGIGNDTYIVDSVGDTVIEFFGSVIDPESGGIIEGGNDTVRASVGFTLSNFVENLTLTGTAKINGTGNELNNAIRGNGANNTLNGLAGNDTLIGGNGVDILNGGAGNDQLSGGKGNDVLVGGAGADRFLFDSGKSFQRSDFGVDTIRDFVTGTDKIVLDQTTFGNITVNDIEIVANDAIAATSDALISFSLGSDRVFFNQNGVQTGFGTGGAFVQLQGLPEITVSDFTIQV, encoded by the coding sequence ATGGTACAAGTAGTAGGAACTGCTGGTAATGACGCACTGATTGGGTCGAATGGAGATGACCTGATTCAAGGACTTGCGGGTGACGATCGCCTCAGTGTTGTCCAAGCGTTTATTAATCAACCGAATGGAATTGTGAATCTAGGCGATCCAGGCAACGATACCCTAGATGGTGGTGTTGGCAATGATACAATGACGGGTGGAATTGGCAATGATACATATATTGTCGATAGCGTGGGTGATACAGTCATTGAGTTTTTCGGCTCAGTCATTGATCCTGAAAGTGGTGGCATCATCGAAGGTGGCAATGATACTGTTCGGGCTTCGGTTGGTTTTACCTTGAGTAATTTTGTCGAAAACTTGACGTTGACAGGCACTGCCAAGATTAATGGTACCGGCAACGAACTCAATAACGCGATCAGAGGAAATGGTGCTAATAATACGCTGAATGGTTTAGCAGGCAATGACACGCTGATTGGTGGCAATGGAGTTGATATTCTCAATGGTGGTGCAGGTAACGACCAACTCTCCGGTGGCAAAGGCAATGATGTCTTAGTAGGCGGTGCAGGTGCAGATCGCTTCTTATTCGATTCTGGTAAGTCGTTCCAGCGCAGCGACTTTGGAGTTGATACCATTCGTGACTTTGTGACAGGAACCGACAAGATCGTTCTGGATCAAACCACATTCGGAAATATCACGGTGAATGATATTGAGATTGTCGCTAATGATGCGATCGCTGCTACTAGCGATGCATTAATTAGCTTTAGCCTTGGCTCGGATCGCGTCTTCTTCAACCAAAACGGTGTTCAAACTGGCTTTGGTACAGGTGGTGCTTTTGTCCAACTGCAAGGACTCCCAGAAATTACTGTTAGCGACTTTACAATTCAGGTGTAA
- a CDS encoding sensor histidine kinase: MLLSPLQPTPFRFLLYTEWAMLASCTAMAVFEAWERQSIPVQHLLILALLGLMGLMLPSGSNFMRYVYTAIEISLIFCGTILGYLHILPTLYVIVMIRSCFLFEPPGRWIVAGLSLILFAVHQMQYLSTFLPLILPDVQLQRILMHQIAEFLMFGLVLFLVSQLVNTLLAERQTQQQLLLAHKQLRQYALQVEDLAAVQERNRIAREIHDALGHALTTLNIQLQTVAKLWQRDRDQAQAFLEHAQRLGKLAMQEVRQSVNALRADAQAEPSLEAIAALVEDFRRSTGIETASNIDVKADLSPQIVKTLYRVIQEALTNICKYAQATQVQLQLQATSDVVHLAIADNGQGFDVTADTSGFGLQGIQERVAALDGDFRLETALGCGCRIIVSLPTQVAAQNLSTKVTSD, from the coding sequence ATGCTTCTGTCGCCACTCCAACCTACTCCCTTCCGATTCTTGCTCTACACAGAATGGGCGATGCTTGCTAGCTGTACCGCAATGGCGGTGTTTGAAGCATGGGAGCGGCAAAGTATTCCGGTACAGCATCTATTGATCTTAGCTTTGTTGGGGTTGATGGGGTTAATGCTGCCTAGTGGTAGCAATTTCATGCGGTATGTCTACACCGCGATTGAGATTAGTTTGATATTTTGCGGGACAATTTTGGGATACTTGCACATCTTGCCCACGCTGTATGTGATTGTGATGATCCGGAGTTGCTTTTTATTCGAGCCACCAGGACGCTGGATTGTTGCAGGTTTGTCTTTAATTTTGTTTGCAGTACATCAAATGCAATATCTCAGCACGTTTCTGCCTTTGATACTGCCTGATGTTCAGTTACAGCGAATTTTGATGCACCAAATTGCCGAATTTTTGATGTTTGGGCTAGTGCTGTTTTTAGTGTCGCAGTTGGTCAACACTTTGTTAGCAGAGCGCCAAACCCAGCAACAACTGTTACTTGCGCATAAACAACTGCGGCAGTATGCGCTGCAAGTTGAAGACTTAGCAGCAGTACAAGAACGCAATCGCATTGCCCGCGAGATTCACGATGCCTTAGGTCATGCGCTGACAACCTTGAACATTCAACTGCAAACAGTTGCAAAGCTTTGGCAGCGCGATCGCGATCAAGCACAAGCCTTTTTAGAACACGCGCAACGGTTGGGAAAGTTGGCAATGCAAGAGGTGCGTCAATCGGTAAATGCACTGCGGGCAGATGCTCAAGCCGAACCTTCTTTAGAGGCGATCGCTGCTCTTGTGGAAGATTTTCGTCGAAGTACAGGAATCGAGACTGCAAGCAATATTGATGTCAAAGCAGATTTGTCACCTCAAATTGTGAAAACACTTTATCGAGTTATCCAAGAAGCCTTGACTAATATCTGCAAGTATGCACAAGCTACCCAAGTTCAACTTCAACTGCAAGCAACGTCAGATGTGGTACATCTAGCGATCGCAGATAACGGTCAGGGATTCGATGTAACGGCTGATACTAGCGGCTTTGGACTGCAAGGAATACAAGAACGAGTAGCGGCACTAGACGGAGATTTTCGCCTGGAAACAGCCCTTGGTTGTGGTTGTCGCATCATTGTTAGCCTGCCGACACAAGTCGCAGCACAAAATCTTTCCACAAAGGTGACTAGTGACTAA
- a CDS encoding cupin domain-containing protein translates to MDEQPHSLLKASDINSMDEFEFHHPLNPKSEIYWRNISRVVGLEHIAITLARVPSGKESFIYHLHHHEEEWIYILSGRGIAEIGDSEYEVASGDFMGFGLPQQPHHLRNPFNEDLVYLMGGEKVRCDIGVFPRLGKRAIRDGDAAYIIDDSKLQDFWDSKQESDD, encoded by the coding sequence ATGGATGAGCAACCACATTCTTTACTAAAAGCCTCAGATATTAACTCTATGGATGAGTTTGAATTTCATCATCCACTCAATCCCAAATCAGAAATTTATTGGCGTAATATCAGTCGTGTTGTTGGGCTAGAACATATTGCCATTACACTTGCTCGCGTACCATCAGGAAAAGAATCTTTTATTTATCATCTGCACCATCATGAGGAAGAGTGGATTTACATCCTTTCTGGTAGAGGAATAGCAGAAATTGGAGACAGCGAATATGAAGTAGCTTCAGGTGACTTTATGGGCTTTGGGCTACCGCAACAACCACATCATCTCCGTAATCCTTTCAATGAAGATCTCGTTTATTTAATGGGTGGTGAAAAAGTTCGTTGCGATATTGGTGTTTTTCCTCGATTGGGTAAACGTGCGATCCGCGATGGTGATGCAGCATACATTATTGATGATTCAAAGCTACAAGATTTTTGGGATAGTAAACAAGAGAGTGATGATTAG
- the arfB gene encoding alternative ribosome rescue aminoacyl-tRNA hydrolase ArfB, producing the protein MLQVSKTVTIPDSEIEVSAVRSQGAGGQNVNKVATAIHLRFDIQASSLPDLYKERLLQLSDQRITKDGVIVIKSQEHRSQEQNREEALKRLQDLIQSVMVIPKKRKPTKPSYLSQQKRLDSKNKRSRIKATRRKVDE; encoded by the coding sequence ATGCTACAAGTGTCTAAAACAGTCACTATTCCTGATAGCGAAATAGAAGTGAGTGCCGTTCGTTCTCAAGGGGCGGGCGGTCAAAATGTCAATAAGGTGGCGACAGCAATTCATCTGCGCTTTGATATCCAAGCTTCCTCATTACCTGATCTCTATAAAGAACGATTATTGCAACTAAGCGATCAACGCATTACAAAAGACGGCGTGATTGTGATTAAATCACAAGAACATCGCAGCCAAGAACAAAATCGTGAGGAAGCACTGAAACGCTTGCAAGATTTGATTCAAAGTGTCATGGTTATCCCTAAAAAGCGTAAACCCACTAAGCCATCGTATCTTTCTCAGCAAAAACGGCTTGATAGTAAAAATAAGCGATCGCGGATTAAAGCAACTAGAAGGAAAGTGGATGAATGA
- a CDS encoding branched-chain amino acid ABC transporter permease — protein sequence MFENLSGWVGYLIFLIISTAIFALFSLGLNLQWGFTGLINFGHVAFMTMGAYTTVLLTLHGVPLIIATLAGAGTAALLGLIIGLSTLRLRQDYLAIVTIGVSELLRLVVNNQDLPTGNGFTPGSFGLQGYPLPLASFDPTLLTRLGMIGLLTLVVGVCYWRLWKWVGKGRRSTFVQKKLKEKEFSISRLMLGILAVGLILVLYLAGTIALYNYTNYANAGLMLISVVILALVFWRLEVLVRSPWGRVLKAIREDEDVATALGKNVFWYKLQALMLGGAIAGVSGALLAWQLTTIYPDNFQPQITFDAWTMVILGGAGNNVGTLLGAVIYWAYDAITRFALPAIFPLDEARLGAFRIMVIGLILMLLMLWRPQGILGKKEELTLGK from the coding sequence ATGTTCGAGAATTTATCAGGTTGGGTTGGTTATCTGATTTTCTTAATCATCTCGACAGCTATTTTTGCTTTATTTAGTTTAGGCTTAAATTTGCAGTGGGGATTTACTGGGCTGATTAACTTTGGTCATGTCGCATTCATGACGATGGGTGCTTACACAACCGTTTTATTAACCTTGCACGGTGTTCCTTTAATTATAGCCACACTTGCTGGAGCAGGTACTGCCGCACTGCTGGGACTAATTATTGGTTTATCTACGCTGCGTTTGCGCCAAGATTACCTTGCAATTGTCACAATTGGTGTATCTGAACTACTACGATTAGTTGTCAACAATCAAGACTTACCCACTGGAAATGGTTTTACACCAGGTTCATTTGGGTTACAAGGTTATCCTTTACCACTAGCAAGTTTTGACCCGACTTTACTAACAAGATTGGGTATGATTGGGCTGCTAACACTAGTTGTTGGAGTATGTTATTGGCGTTTGTGGAAGTGGGTAGGAAAGGGGCGCAGAAGTACCTTTGTACAGAAAAAGTTAAAAGAAAAAGAATTTTCTATCTCGCGTTTGATGTTGGGAATTTTGGCGGTGGGGTTGATTTTAGTGTTGTATCTTGCGGGTACGATCGCGCTGTATAACTACACGAACTATGCAAATGCTGGGTTGATGCTAATATCGGTTGTGATTTTAGCGTTGGTGTTTTGGCGACTAGAAGTGCTAGTGCGATCGCCTTGGGGAAGAGTATTAAAAGCTATTAGAGAAGATGAGGATGTGGCGACAGCGTTAGGAAAAAACGTATTTTGGTACAAGTTGCAAGCATTGATGTTAGGAGGGGCGATCGCCGGAGTTTCGGGTGCATTGTTAGCATGGCAATTAACAACGATTTACCCTGATAATTTTCAACCACAGATTACCTTTGATGCTTGGACAATGGTTATTTTAGGTGGTGCGGGCAACAATGTAGGTACGCTACTAGGTGCGGTGATTTACTGGGCATATGATGCAATTACACGCTTTGCTTTACCCGCAATTTTTCCTTTGGATGAAGCGCGCTTAGGTGCATTTCGGATTATGGTGATTGGTTTAATTTTGATGTTACTG
- a CDS encoding Uma2 family endonuclease, with amino-acid sequence MSTTTLKKLTFIEFLEQYPDGEGIFELVDGEIVQVEPTRAHKNVARYLVRCMDREIERLGLDYIVDKDIVIRTVKASGKEQGRNPDVGVVLSSVWNNNVSAYGAVTEPIQLAVEVVSTNWEDDYIDKLDEYQRLGIAEYWIIDYLAIASRTILGSPKFPTVFVHQLVDSKYQTQAFKGADRIISLTFPEINLTTEQIVAASQMSKL; translated from the coding sequence ATGAGTACGACAACGCTAAAAAAACTAACTTTCATCGAATTTCTTGAACAATACCCAGATGGCGAAGGTATCTTTGAACTTGTGGATGGAGAAATTGTTCAGGTGGAACCGACGAGAGCGCACAAAAATGTGGCAAGATACCTTGTTAGATGCATGGATCGAGAAATTGAGCGATTAGGACTTGATTACATTGTTGACAAAGATATCGTCATCCGCACTGTCAAGGCGTCTGGTAAAGAACAAGGCAGAAACCCCGATGTTGGTGTGGTTTTATCAAGTGTGTGGAACAATAATGTATCCGCTTACGGTGCGGTAACTGAACCGATTCAACTTGCGGTAGAAGTTGTTTCTACGAATTGGGAAGATGATTATATTGATAAGTTGGATGAGTATCAAAGGTTAGGAATTGCTGAGTATTGGATTATTGATTATTTAGCGATCGCTTCTCGCACTATCTTGGGTTCGCCAAAATTTCCTACTGTTTTTGTTCATCAGCTAGTCGATAGCAAGTATCAAACACAAGCTTTTAAAGGCGCGGATAGAATTATCTCACTAACTTTTCCAGAAATAAACCTCACTACAGAACAAATTGTTGCAGCTAGCCAAATGTCAAAACTTTAA
- a CDS encoding serine/threonine-protein kinase, translating into MLQCGQLLQGRYQLQEKLKNCRSKQTWLAVDCTHPTTCVIVKVLFFSHVTEWEELKLFERQAQVLQHISHPQIPQYRDAFWLEAQSPAYVLVQEYIPGISLQQWQQQCLSESQIRQIAAQVLHILVYLHELYPPLIHRDIKPSNLIWSNDEKVYLVDFGAVQYDTHLGETFTVVGTDGYTPLEQFGGKAVAASDLYALGATLIHLLTGTSPADLPQHNLHFQFADLVNCSSSLLSWLQKITEPAVEKRFNSARQALAALESGIVVSTTVVNNSGKGGLFDTSICVPEEIQGWNWGAFLLAPFWLISNGVWIGFLSWVPVLGFWMAIALGVKGNEWAWKSRRWQSIEHFQQHQKRWAIAGIATGIAVNLVFWHLGILFVLSTFL; encoded by the coding sequence ATGCTGCAATGCGGACAACTTTTACAAGGGCGCTACCAACTTCAGGAAAAGCTGAAGAATTGCCGAAGCAAGCAAACTTGGCTAGCAGTTGATTGCACACACCCAACCACTTGTGTGATTGTAAAAGTACTGTTTTTTAGTCATGTGACAGAATGGGAAGAATTAAAACTATTTGAACGCCAAGCCCAAGTTTTACAGCACATCAGTCATCCTCAAATTCCCCAATATCGAGACGCATTCTGGCTAGAAGCACAATCACCTGCTTATGTTTTAGTTCAAGAGTATATTCCTGGCATATCACTACAACAATGGCAGCAACAATGCTTGAGTGAATCGCAAATTCGTCAAATTGCTGCACAAGTATTACACATCCTCGTATATCTCCACGAGTTGTATCCGCCACTTATCCATCGCGATATCAAACCGAGTAATTTAATCTGGAGTAACGATGAGAAAGTATATTTAGTTGACTTTGGTGCAGTTCAATATGATACACATCTCGGTGAGACATTTACAGTCGTTGGCACTGACGGTTATACGCCTTTAGAACAATTTGGCGGGAAAGCTGTTGCTGCATCTGATCTTTATGCTTTGGGTGCAACTTTAATTCATCTACTTACTGGTACTTCACCTGCAGATTTACCCCAGCACAACTTACATTTTCAATTTGCTGACTTGGTAAATTGTAGCTCTAGTCTGCTTAGCTGGTTGCAGAAAATCACAGAACCAGCAGTAGAAAAACGATTCAATTCTGCACGTCAAGCTTTAGCTGCATTAGAATCGGGGATTGTTGTTAGTACTACTGTGGTGAATAACTCTGGTAAAGGTGGTTTATTTGATACCTCAATCTGCGTACCAGAAGAAATTCAAGGTTGGAACTGGGGTGCATTTTTACTTGCACCTTTTTGGTTAATTTCAAATGGCGTGTGGATTGGTTTTTTGTCTTGGGTTCCTGTATTGGGGTTTTGGATGGCGATCGCTCTTGGTGTTAAAGGTAATGAATGGGCGTGGAAAAGTCGTCGTTGGCAAAGTATTGAACACTTTCAGCAACATCAAAAACGCTGGGCGATCGCCGGAATTGCCACAGGTATCGCTGTCAACCTGGTATTCTGGCACTTAGGAATACTTTTTGTACTTTCGACTTTTTTGTGA
- a CDS encoding SDR family oxidoreductase encodes MATYLVTGANRGIGYEYCRQLQQRGDSAIAVCRTATDELKALGVRLEEGIDITSDASVADLHKRLGETPIDVLINNAGIIKRVTLEHLDFDSIREQFEVNALGALRVTQVLLPRLKSGAKVVLMTSRMGSIADNTSGGSYGYRMSKVALSMAGKSLAHDLKPQSIAVAILHPGLVQTRMTNFTVNGITAEASVQGLLTRIDQLTLENTGIFWHSNGEILPW; translated from the coding sequence ATGGCAACATATTTAGTGACAGGGGCAAATCGCGGTATTGGTTATGAATATTGTCGTCAACTTCAGCAGCGCGGGGATAGTGCGATCGCAGTTTGTCGAACAGCAACGGATGAGTTAAAGGCGTTAGGAGTTCGTTTAGAAGAAGGTATTGATATTACCTCTGATGCTTCAGTTGCAGATTTGCACAAGCGACTAGGAGAAACCCCGATTGATGTCTTAATCAACAATGCTGGTATTATCAAGCGCGTTACATTAGAACATCTCGACTTTGATAGTATTCGAGAACAGTTTGAGGTTAATGCGCTTGGTGCATTGCGGGTTACTCAAGTATTGCTTCCTCGCCTAAAATCTGGTGCAAAGGTTGTATTGATGACAAGCCGGATGGGTTCGATTGCAGATAATACTTCTGGTGGATCTTACGGCTATCGGATGTCAAAAGTGGCACTATCTATGGCAGGTAAATCGCTTGCCCACGATCTCAAACCACAAAGCATTGCTGTAGCTATTTTACATCCAGGCTTAGTGCAAACTCGCATGACGAATTTTACAGTCAATGGCATTACAGCGGAAGCCTCAGTACAAGGATTGTTAACGCGAATTGATCAATTAACGTTGGAAAATACAGGGATTTTTTGGCACAGCAACGGTGAGATATTACCTTGGTAG